A region from the Hyalangium gracile genome encodes:
- a CDS encoding MarR family winged helix-turn-helix transcriptional regulator, with translation MSSVQGARSAMFEAVRRELRDFSDQDILFSQAIADRLGVTLTDLKCLSILERTGAVTAGRLAELTGLTSGAITGLIDRLEKGGWVRRVRDPKDRRHVIIEAVPDKGDAFDAAFGTSRGALDELISSYTPEQLECILDFLHRGAEMLREETARMRAEAGARSASTPGEVSLPLRGLTSARLRFVSGASQVTLRASAELTELMVARFEGRPPVVREEAGTVSIQYQRFSLLDWRKLGADIALNASIPWRIELKGGASKLDARLEELRLESLELSSGASQLTLALPPPSGTVPIRIVGGASDVTFTLPARTAARMQVKGGASALAFNEQYLGAAGGQTSLETSDYRSVADRYDFEVMGGASNLSIKSR, from the coding sequence ATGTCAAGCGTTCAGGGCGCGCGATCGGCCATGTTCGAGGCCGTGCGCCGGGAGCTGAGGGACTTCAGCGACCAGGACATCCTTTTCAGTCAGGCGATCGCGGACCGGCTGGGCGTCACGCTGACGGACCTGAAGTGCCTGAGCATCCTGGAGCGCACCGGAGCGGTGACGGCGGGGCGGCTGGCCGAGCTCACGGGGCTGACGTCCGGCGCCATCACCGGGCTCATCGACCGGCTGGAGAAGGGCGGGTGGGTGCGGCGGGTGCGAGATCCGAAGGATCGGCGGCACGTCATCATCGAGGCGGTGCCCGACAAGGGTGATGCCTTCGATGCGGCGTTCGGCACCTCGCGCGGTGCGCTGGACGAGCTCATCTCCAGCTACACCCCCGAGCAGCTGGAGTGCATCCTGGACTTCCTCCACCGGGGCGCGGAGATGCTGCGCGAGGAGACGGCGAGGATGCGGGCCGAGGCCGGGGCTCGGAGTGCGAGCACGCCCGGTGAGGTCTCGCTCCCGCTGCGCGGATTGACGAGCGCGCGCCTGAGGTTCGTCTCGGGCGCCTCGCAGGTCACGCTCCGGGCCAGCGCGGAGCTGACGGAGCTGATGGTGGCCCGCTTCGAGGGACGGCCGCCGGTCGTGCGGGAGGAGGCGGGCACCGTCTCCATCCAGTATCAGCGCTTCTCGCTGCTGGACTGGCGCAAGCTGGGTGCGGACATCGCGCTCAATGCCTCCATCCCCTGGAGGATCGAGCTGAAGGGCGGTGCATCGAAGCTGGATGCGAGACTGGAGGAGCTGCGGCTGGAGTCGCTCGAGCTGTCCTCGGGCGCCAGTCAGCTCACGCTGGCGCTACCGCCGCCCTCGGGGACCGTCCCCATTCGCATCGTGGGAGGCGCCAGCGACGTCACCTTCACCCTCCCTGCGAGGACCGCCGCGCGCATGCAGGTGAAGGGCGGCGCCAGCGCGCTGGCCTTCAACGAGCAGTACCTGGGAGCCGCCGGTGGACAGACGAGCCTGGAGACCTCGGACTACAGGAGCGTGGCGGACCGGTACGACTTCGAGGTGATGGGCGGCGCCAGCAACCTGTCCATCAAGAGCCGCTGA
- a CDS encoding alpha/beta hydrolase family protein — MNPLWMLETPSPPADARLPYGELTFQFGDLRLPPGPGPHPVVVMVHGGFWRARYNLEHAGHLCADLARRGYATWSLEYRRVGHEGGGWPGTFEDVARGMDFLRTLGKSQPLDLSRVVAMGHSAGGHLALWLAGRRRQPSGSPLSSADPFIPRGVVVLAGVVDLVRAHELRLSDDIVTEFLGGTPAQVPERYRLASPSALAPIGVRQVLIHGTEDDTVPVSLSTDYHARARALGDDVRLIPLPGAGHFEVINPLAREWPQVVEALGSLSGS, encoded by the coding sequence ATGAACCCGCTCTGGATGCTCGAGACGCCCTCCCCGCCCGCGGATGCCCGCCTCCCGTACGGGGAGCTCACCTTTCAGTTCGGTGATCTGCGCCTGCCTCCGGGCCCGGGCCCCCACCCCGTCGTCGTCATGGTGCACGGGGGCTTCTGGCGCGCCCGGTACAACCTCGAGCACGCGGGCCACCTGTGCGCGGACCTCGCGCGGCGCGGCTACGCCACGTGGAGCCTGGAGTACCGCCGCGTAGGCCACGAGGGCGGAGGCTGGCCGGGCACCTTCGAGGATGTCGCGCGCGGCATGGACTTCCTGCGCACGCTCGGAAAGAGCCAACCCCTGGACCTGTCTCGCGTGGTGGCCATGGGGCACTCCGCGGGCGGCCACCTGGCCCTCTGGCTGGCCGGGCGAAGGCGCCAGCCTTCCGGTTCACCCCTCTCCAGCGCGGACCCGTTCATCCCTCGCGGGGTGGTGGTGCTCGCCGGCGTGGTGGACCTGGTGCGCGCTCACGAGCTGCGGCTCAGCGATGACATCGTGACGGAGTTCCTCGGAGGCACGCCCGCCCAGGTCCCCGAGCGCTACCGCCTGGCCTCTCCGTCGGCCCTGGCGCCCATCGGCGTGAGGCAGGTGCTCATCCACGGCACCGAGGACGACACCGTCCCGGTCTCCCTCAGCACCGACTACCACGCGCGGGCCAGGGCGCTCGGAGATGACGTCCGGCTCATCCCGCTGCCGGGCGCCGGCCACTTCGAGGTCATCAACCCGCTGGCCCGCGAGTGGCCCCAGGTGGTGGAGGCGCTCGGCTCGCTCAGCGGCTCTTGA
- a CDS encoding cyclic nucleotide-binding domain-containing protein: MDASFLKKVALFEGLTQGQLAKVASIAQPKQFEGGAFIFREGDGGQEMYVIAEGRVRISKNVPGIGEEALAILEKGQYFGEMAVIDDHPRSADAIAHTPCTLWAIERTKLDQLMFTDKELAYVLLWTFVRTLSGRLRETGDKIKAFFAISRF, translated from the coding sequence ATGGATGCTTCCTTCCTCAAAAAGGTTGCGCTCTTCGAGGGCCTGACCCAGGGCCAGCTCGCCAAGGTGGCCTCCATCGCCCAGCCGAAGCAGTTCGAGGGAGGGGCCTTCATCTTCCGGGAGGGAGACGGAGGTCAGGAGATGTATGTCATCGCCGAGGGGCGGGTGCGCATCTCCAAGAACGTGCCGGGAATCGGCGAGGAGGCGCTCGCGATCCTCGAAAAGGGCCAGTATTTCGGGGAGATGGCCGTCATCGACGACCACCCACGCTCGGCGGATGCCATCGCGCACACCCCGTGTACCCTGTGGGCCATCGAGCGCACGAAGCTGGACCAGCTGATGTTCACGGACAAGGAGCTGGCCTACGTGCTGCTCTGGACGTTCGTCCGCACGCTCTCCGGGCGGCTTCGCGAGACAGGCGACAAGATCAAGGCCTTCTTCGCCATCTCCCGCTTCTGA
- the trxB gene encoding thioredoxin-disulfide reductase, which translates to MADEKINKVTIIGSGPAGYTAAIYAARANLEPVMFAGGPTLEDPQRVPGGQLMITTDVENYPGFPEGITGPEMMERFQKQAERFGTRIHMENVVKVDLSSRPFLIQGESVSYRSETVIIATGASAKWLGVKGEDTFKNRGVSACATCDGAFFKKQNVLVVGGGDTAMEEATYLAKIVGHVTLLHRRDTFRASKIMQERVLKNPKISVMWNSVVDEVVGNEKGMTGAVVRNVKTNDTQLLNATGLFVAIGHVPNTQLFQGVLETHQSGYLKTEPGTTRTNVAGVFACGDVQDSYYRQAITAAGTGCMAAIEAERWLIEQGQ; encoded by the coding sequence GTGGCGGACGAGAAGATCAACAAGGTGACCATCATCGGCTCTGGGCCCGCGGGCTACACCGCGGCCATCTATGCGGCCCGTGCCAACCTGGAGCCCGTGATGTTCGCGGGCGGCCCCACGCTCGAGGACCCTCAGCGCGTGCCGGGCGGCCAGCTCATGATCACCACTGATGTCGAGAACTACCCGGGTTTCCCCGAGGGCATCACCGGCCCGGAGATGATGGAGCGCTTCCAGAAGCAGGCCGAGCGCTTCGGCACCCGCATCCACATGGAGAACGTCGTCAAGGTGGACCTCTCCTCGCGCCCCTTCCTCATCCAGGGCGAGAGCGTGAGCTACCGCTCGGAGACGGTCATCATCGCCACGGGCGCCAGCGCCAAGTGGCTGGGCGTCAAGGGCGAGGACACCTTCAAGAACCGGGGCGTGTCCGCGTGCGCCACCTGTGACGGGGCCTTCTTCAAGAAGCAGAACGTGCTGGTGGTGGGCGGCGGCGACACCGCCATGGAGGAGGCCACCTACTTGGCGAAGATCGTCGGCCACGTCACCCTGCTGCACCGCCGGGACACCTTCCGCGCCTCGAAGATCATGCAGGAGCGCGTGCTGAAGAACCCGAAGATCTCCGTCATGTGGAACAGCGTGGTGGACGAGGTGGTGGGCAACGAGAAGGGGATGACGGGCGCGGTGGTGCGCAACGTGAAGACGAACGACACCCAGCTGCTCAACGCCACGGGCCTGTTCGTCGCCATCGGGCACGTGCCCAACACCCAGCTCTTCCAGGGCGTGCTGGAGACGCACCAGAGCGGCTACCTGAAGACGGAGCCGGGCACCACCCGCACCAACGTGGCGGGCGTGTTCGCCTGCGGCGACGTGCAGGACAGCTACTACCGGCAGGCCATCACCGCGGCGGGCACCGGCTGCATGGCGGCCATCGAGGCCGAGCGGTGGCTCATCGAGCAGGGCCAGTGA
- a CDS encoding trans-sulfuration enzyme family protein, whose translation MSQKRLSPRTVAVHAGSRLEGSTSQPLVPAIHMSTVGWFDSSEELDGALDGKDYVYSRISAQNTTLLEESVAALEGAEACVSYASGMAALRAVLEAQNLKPGDSIVMPADGYGVSRLLFKTLCARTGVELHPVVLSEPTAPERILELRPKFVLAESITNPLLSVPDLRALAKACRQVGAALAVDATFPSPYGQRALSLGADYAVQSATKWINGHSDALAGTVSGSHERLAPLRSMRLMAGDVLGPFEAWLTQRGLRTLHVRMKAHFENAAQVARRLAESPLLERVLYPGLPSHPQHAIAREVLEGGFGPMVAFEIKGAGRPEGYRFLEALKVARPGPSLGDVCTLVMHAASASARRMTPEERAAAGIRESLIRVSVGLEDPDDIVEDLLSAVAQGVKR comes from the coding sequence ATGAGCCAGAAGCGGCTGAGTCCCAGGACCGTGGCGGTGCACGCGGGCAGCCGGCTGGAGGGCAGCACCTCCCAGCCGCTCGTGCCCGCCATCCACATGTCGACCGTGGGCTGGTTCGACAGCAGCGAGGAGCTGGACGGAGCGCTGGACGGCAAGGACTACGTCTACTCGCGCATCAGCGCCCAGAACACCACGCTGCTGGAGGAGTCCGTCGCGGCGCTCGAGGGCGCGGAGGCGTGCGTCTCCTACGCCAGCGGCATGGCGGCGCTCCGGGCCGTCCTCGAGGCGCAGAACCTGAAGCCGGGGGACTCCATCGTCATGCCCGCGGACGGGTATGGGGTGTCTCGCCTGCTGTTCAAGACGCTCTGCGCGCGCACCGGCGTGGAGCTGCACCCGGTGGTGCTCAGTGAGCCCACGGCGCCCGAGCGCATCCTCGAGCTGCGGCCGAAGTTCGTGCTCGCCGAGAGCATCACCAACCCGCTGCTCTCCGTGCCGGACCTCCGCGCGCTGGCGAAGGCCTGCAGGCAGGTGGGCGCGGCGCTCGCGGTGGATGCCACCTTCCCGTCGCCGTACGGGCAGCGCGCTCTCTCGCTCGGGGCGGACTACGCGGTCCAGTCGGCGACGAAGTGGATCAACGGGCACAGCGACGCGCTGGCCGGCACGGTGAGCGGCTCTCACGAGCGGCTGGCTCCGCTGCGCTCCATGCGGCTGATGGCCGGAGACGTGCTCGGCCCCTTCGAGGCGTGGCTCACCCAGCGGGGCCTGCGCACCCTGCACGTGCGGATGAAGGCCCACTTCGAGAACGCCGCCCAGGTAGCCCGGCGGCTCGCGGAGTCTCCGCTGCTGGAGCGCGTCCTCTATCCAGGGCTGCCCTCGCATCCGCAGCATGCCATCGCCCGCGAGGTGCTGGAGGGGGGCTTCGGTCCCATGGTGGCCTTCGAGATCAAGGGCGCGGGCCGGCCGGAGGGCTACCGCTTCCTGGAGGCGCTGAAGGTGGCTCGGCCGGGGCCGTCGCTCGGGGACGTGTGCACGCTGGTGATGCACGCGGCCAGCGCCAGCGCCCGCCGGATGACGCCCGAGGAGCGCGCCGCGGCGGGCATCCGTGAGAGTCTCATCCGTGTCTCCGTGGGCCTGGAGGATCCCGACGACATCGTCGAGGACCTGCTCTCGGCCGTGGCGCAGGGGGTGAAGCGGTGA
- the moaC gene encoding cyclic pyranopterin monophosphate synthase MoaC, with the protein MKMVDVGGKRKTERVAVATARLHMLPATLERIQQGKVEKGDVLAAARLAGIMAAKRTPDVVPLCHPIALSGVEVTLAPFEAGLEVRAEVRTVDRTGVEMEALTAACAAALTVYDMCKSVDRGMVIEQVQLEHKSGGRSGTWNRQGSKGAKGSKRSKR; encoded by the coding sequence GTGAAGATGGTGGACGTCGGAGGCAAGCGGAAGACGGAGCGCGTGGCGGTGGCCACCGCGCGGCTGCACATGCTCCCCGCGACGCTCGAGCGTATCCAGCAGGGCAAGGTGGAGAAGGGCGACGTGCTCGCCGCGGCCCGGCTCGCTGGGATCATGGCCGCCAAGCGCACCCCGGACGTGGTGCCGCTCTGCCACCCCATCGCGCTGTCCGGCGTGGAGGTGACGCTGGCTCCCTTCGAGGCCGGGCTGGAGGTCCGCGCCGAGGTGCGCACCGTGGACCGCACCGGCGTGGAGATGGAGGCCCTCACCGCGGCGTGCGCGGCGGCCCTCACCGTCTATGACATGTGCAAGAGCGTGGACCGGGGCATGGTCATCGAGCAGGTTCAGCTCGAGCACAAGTCCGGTGGCCGCTCCGGCACCTGGAACCGCCAGGGCTCCAAGGGGGCCAAGGGCTCCAAGCGCTCCAAGCGCTGA
- a CDS encoding DUF2378 family protein, whose translation MSGTLPLRAERRRVVFDHTVEGLFLVALRGRLSVTAESSLRRAGLDLSKKLLPAYPFETWKHCLEIVATDLYPHLTRPQAWQEIGRAMVEGMARTVIGKATVGVARLLGPLRALRRLEHTLQSADNYVEARVTERSPTCVEVWINEVMGQPTYYQGILEACLSMTGAQGGRVELLSCSGGSASFRVQWEE comes from the coding sequence ATGAGCGGGACCCTGCCCCTTCGAGCGGAGCGGCGCCGGGTCGTCTTCGATCACACCGTCGAGGGGCTCTTCCTGGTGGCCCTGCGCGGACGGCTGTCGGTGACGGCGGAGTCGAGCCTGCGCCGGGCCGGGCTGGATCTCTCGAAGAAGCTCCTGCCGGCCTACCCGTTCGAGACGTGGAAGCACTGCCTGGAGATCGTCGCCACGGACCTCTACCCGCACCTGACCCGGCCCCAGGCCTGGCAGGAGATCGGCCGCGCGATGGTGGAGGGCATGGCGCGGACGGTGATCGGCAAGGCCACGGTGGGAGTGGCCCGGCTGCTCGGGCCGCTGCGCGCGCTGCGCCGGCTGGAGCACACCCTGCAGAGCGCGGACAACTACGTGGAGGCGCGCGTCACCGAGCGCTCCCCGACGTGCGTCGAGGTGTGGATCAACGAGGTGATGGGCCAGCCCACCTACTACCAGGGCATCCTGGAGGCGTGCCTCTCCATGACGGGAGCGCAGGGCGGCCGGGTGGAGCTGCTCTCGTGCTCGGGCGGCAGCGCCAGCTTCCGCGTGCAGTGGGAGGAGTAG
- a CDS encoding CBS domain-containing protein, translated as MLISDLMNRSVETIEPGATLQAAAGRMRSYGIGALPVIDGGQLVGMITDRDITVRATALGKDPTVTPVQEAMTSSVVTCREDAPVAEAERLMEEKAVRRLVVLDSWRRVVGIISLDDIAILPGESRRAGEILEHLNEV; from the coding sequence ATGCTGATCAGCGATTTGATGAACCGGAGTGTCGAGACCATCGAGCCTGGGGCAACCCTGCAGGCCGCGGCGGGGCGCATGCGCAGCTACGGCATCGGCGCCCTCCCGGTCATCGATGGGGGCCAGCTCGTGGGGATGATCACGGACCGTGACATCACCGTGCGCGCCACCGCGCTGGGCAAGGACCCCACGGTGACCCCCGTGCAGGAGGCGATGACGAGCAGCGTCGTCACCTGCCGCGAGGACGCCCCCGTCGCGGAGGCCGAGCGGCTGATGGAGGAGAAGGCCGTGCGGCGCCTCGTGGTGCTCGACTCCTGGCGCAGGGTGGTAGGCATCATCAGCCTGGATGACATCGCCATACTCCCAGGCGAATCCCGTCGGGCGGGAGAGATTCTCGAGCACCTCAACGAAGTCTGA